A single region of the Microcella sp. genome encodes:
- the mraY gene encoding phospho-N-acetylmuramoyl-pentapeptide-transferase: MIALLLAGAFALAFTLLLTPLFIRLFERLGWGQFIRDDGPQSHHTKRGTPTMGGIIIVAGAVLGYFFGHIVTGDPITVSAMLVLLLMVGLAIVGFIDDFTKTRQQRSLGLGGWAKIAGQAVVATVFAVLALNFPDARGLTPASTMISAVRDISWLDLAVFGSVGAVIVFAIWVNVIVVSTSNAVNVADGLDGLATGASILSISAYIFIAFWQFNQSCNNPLLDPAVRDRCYDVRDSLDLAVVAAAIAASLIGFLWWNTSPAQIFMGDTGSLALGGALAALAILTHTQLLLVLIGGLFLIVTGSVIVQRAYFKITRGKRIFLMSPLHHHFELKGWAEVTVVVRFWLIGGFFVALGVGLFYLEWVSQ, encoded by the coding sequence ATGATCGCCCTGCTGCTCGCGGGCGCCTTCGCGCTCGCCTTCACCCTGCTGCTGACGCCCCTGTTCATCAGGCTGTTCGAGCGTCTCGGGTGGGGGCAGTTCATCAGAGACGACGGCCCGCAGTCGCACCACACCAAGCGGGGCACGCCGACGATGGGCGGCATCATCATCGTCGCAGGTGCGGTGCTGGGCTACTTCTTCGGGCATATCGTCACCGGCGACCCGATCACGGTCAGCGCGATGCTGGTGCTGCTGCTCATGGTGGGCCTTGCGATCGTCGGGTTCATCGACGACTTCACGAAGACGCGTCAGCAGCGCAGCCTCGGTCTCGGCGGGTGGGCGAAGATCGCCGGTCAAGCGGTGGTGGCGACCGTCTTCGCCGTGCTGGCCCTGAACTTTCCCGATGCACGCGGGCTGACCCCCGCATCGACGATGATCTCTGCGGTGCGCGACATCTCGTGGCTCGATCTCGCGGTGTTCGGGTCGGTGGGGGCCGTCATCGTCTTCGCGATCTGGGTCAACGTGATCGTCGTGAGCACCTCGAACGCGGTCAACGTCGCAGACGGCCTCGACGGCCTCGCGACCGGAGCATCGATTCTGTCGATCTCGGCCTACATCTTCATCGCCTTCTGGCAGTTCAATCAGTCGTGCAACAACCCCCTGCTCGATCCCGCCGTGCGCGACCGGTGCTACGACGTGCGCGACTCGCTCGATCTCGCTGTGGTGGCAGCCGCCATCGCGGCGAGCCTCATCGGCTTCTTGTGGTGGAACACCTCGCCGGCCCAGATCTTCATGGGCGACACGGGGTCGCTGGCGCTGGGCGGCGCACTCGCCGCTCTCGCGATTCTCACTCACACCCAGTTGCTGCTCGTGCTCATCGGCGGCCTCTTCTTGATCGTCACCGGCTCGGTCATCGTGCAGCGCGCCTACTTCAAGATCACTCGCGGCAAACGCATCTTCTTGATGAGCCCACTGCACCATCACTTCGAGCTCAAGGGGTGGGCCGAGGTGACCGTCGTCGTGCGGTTCTGGCTCATCGGAGGCTTCTTCGTCGCTCTCGGCGTCGGTCTCTTCTACCTCGAGTGGGTCAGTCAGTAG
- a CDS encoding cyanophycin synthetase, which translates to MTTVPSPALEVLDVRHTLSGSALSLRLLGTELTVTLPALGPHVVERAIEQVQRHLDDGATLDEAVGALDITEQPHRLTRLRAPDGTLVLDDTDAVAPDDVRASFRVLADLGRSGLRTVAVVGGLQVAEADRLDEHDALGRIVVRLDIAQLVVIGHDARHLNMAANLEGSWNGESVLVDDAASAYDFVRATTGADTVMLVSGGAGSDALREFLTLMCEARA; encoded by the coding sequence GTGACCACTGTGCCGAGCCCGGCCCTCGAGGTGCTCGACGTCAGGCACACGCTCTCGGGCAGCGCGCTGTCGCTGCGGCTGCTCGGCACCGAACTCACGGTGACGCTGCCCGCGCTCGGGCCCCACGTCGTCGAGCGGGCGATCGAGCAGGTGCAGCGTCACCTCGACGACGGCGCCACGCTCGATGAGGCGGTCGGCGCCCTCGACATCACCGAGCAGCCTCATCGACTGACGCGGCTGCGGGCTCCAGACGGCACCCTGGTTCTCGATGACACCGATGCCGTCGCACCGGATGACGTGCGAGCGTCTTTTCGAGTTCTGGCAGACCTCGGGCGCAGCGGACTCCGCACCGTCGCGGTGGTCGGCGGGCTGCAGGTCGCTGAAGCAGACCGGCTAGACGAGCACGATGCGCTCGGTCGCATCGTCGTGCGTCTCGACATCGCCCAACTGGTCGTCATCGGCCACGACGCGCGGCATCTCAACATGGCCGCGAACCTCGAAGGTTCGTGGAACGGCGAGTCAGTGCTCGTCGACGATGCGGCGAGCGCGTACGATTTCGTGCGTGCGACGACAGGTGCAGACACGGTGATGCTCGTGAGCGGCGGAGCCGGTAGCGATGCCCTGCGAGAGTTCCTCACGCTCATGTGCGAGGCGCGAGCATGA
- a CDS encoding Mur ligase family protein produces the protein MLRPEHLAPRPLAELANEFGFATAGDLADVAATGVAVAASHVHPGDLYVGLRGANAHGAAFSAEARERGAVAVLTDEQGRGLAADVGLPLLIAASPREHLGAISAWVYGTTDAPLDLFGITGTNGKTSTAYLLDAILRQLGRRTGLSTTAERIIDGTAHASRLTTPEAPEIHAMIALMRERGIEAATLEVSAQALVRHRVDGVVFDVVGFTNLSHDHLDDFGTMQSYLAAKAELFSRERARRGVVSLDSSWGEAFVEASEIPVQTITSRTGVDADWQLEVTEEHPDRTSFTLTSPDGGALRSSVPVIGAHMAANAGLAIAMLVQAGVPLDEIAAALQTSPIDVYLPGRAERVSGDRGPSVFVDFGHSADAYATTLAALRRFTPGRLIIICAANGNRDATKRPDMGRVAALGSDVVIVTDHHPRLEDPAAIRSALIAGALSAGSSAEVLEVIPPEQAIVSAVRMATEGDTILWAGPGHLDYRDVAGSKVPFFARDLARAALKGAGW, from the coding sequence GTGCTGCGACCCGAGCACCTCGCACCTCGGCCGCTTGCCGAGCTCGCCAACGAGTTCGGCTTCGCGACCGCGGGTGACCTGGCCGACGTCGCAGCGACCGGGGTGGCAGTCGCCGCCTCGCACGTGCACCCCGGCGATCTCTACGTGGGGCTGCGGGGCGCGAACGCTCACGGCGCCGCGTTCAGCGCAGAGGCGCGTGAGCGAGGGGCCGTCGCCGTTCTCACCGATGAGCAGGGCAGAGGTCTGGCGGCTGACGTCGGCCTGCCCCTGCTGATCGCCGCGTCACCGCGCGAGCATCTGGGCGCGATCTCGGCGTGGGTGTATGGAACGACGGATGCCCCGCTCGACCTCTTCGGCATCACCGGCACCAACGGCAAGACCTCGACCGCCTACCTGCTCGACGCGATACTGCGCCAGCTCGGCAGGCGCACGGGCCTGAGCACGACAGCCGAGCGCATCATCGACGGCACCGCCCACGCCAGTCGGCTGACGACGCCCGAAGCGCCCGAGATTCACGCCATGATCGCGCTCATGCGCGAGCGCGGCATCGAGGCGGCCACGCTCGAAGTGAGCGCGCAGGCGCTCGTGCGTCATCGTGTCGACGGTGTCGTGTTCGACGTGGTGGGCTTCACCAACCTCAGCCACGATCACCTCGACGACTTCGGAACCATGCAGTCGTACCTGGCGGCGAAGGCCGAGCTGTTCTCTCGAGAACGTGCGAGGCGAGGGGTCGTCTCGCTCGATTCGAGCTGGGGTGAGGCCTTCGTGGAGGCCTCTGAGATACCCGTGCAGACGATCACGAGTCGCACCGGCGTCGACGCCGACTGGCAGCTCGAGGTGACGGAAGAGCATCCTGACCGAACGTCGTTCACCCTCACGAGCCCCGACGGCGGCGCACTGCGCTCGTCGGTGCCGGTGATCGGGGCGCACATGGCCGCCAACGCCGGGCTGGCGATCGCCATGCTGGTGCAGGCCGGGGTGCCGCTCGACGAGATCGCTGCAGCGTTGCAGACCTCTCCCATCGACGTCTATCTGCCCGGCCGCGCCGAGCGGGTGTCTGGCGATCGCGGACCAAGCGTCTTCGTCGACTTCGGCCACAGTGCAGACGCGTATGCGACGACGCTCGCGGCGCTGCGTCGCTTCACTCCTGGCCGGCTCATCATCATCTGCGCGGCGAACGGCAACCGAGACGCGACCAAACGACCCGACATGGGCAGAGTGGCGGCGCTGGGCAGCGATGTGGTGATCGTCACCGACCATCATCCCCGCCTCGAAGATCCTGCCGCGATTCGGTCGGCACTCATCGCCGGGGCGCTCTCGGCCGGGTCGTCGGCAGAAGTGCTCGAAGTCATTCCGCCCGAGCAGGCCATCGTCTCGGCGGTGCGCATGGCCACTGAGGGCGACACCATCTTGTGGGCCGGCCCCGGGCACCTCGACTACCGTGATGTCGCAGGGTCGAAAGTGCCCTTCTTCGCGCGCGACCTCGCTCGAGCCGCACTGAAAGGCGCAGGGTGGTGA
- a CDS encoding penicillin-binding protein 2 produces MMAERRTRRRLAAVVIVLAMVLGAFVVRLVDIQVVRAEELSQEAEARRSIPSPLFGARGDIVDATGAVLADSVYRYDITVSPRFVDDYRLVDRETGEITQYTVSDALQSIAQLVDGDAAQMQAHIDAQLAANPQADHAYLARRVTTEVFQEIRALRVPWVYFERQPSRTYPNGQVAGNLVGFVGTDGPQTGLEYRLNDCLEATHGSSTYERGADGVRLPGTTVVQQEAVDGGTLHLTIDADVQWFAQQTIAEQAVAIGADWATAWVVRVSDGHIIAAADWPSVDPNNVDGTAREDRGARSFSEPFEPGSIFKSMTFAALLDAGVTTPSEQMVVPGRLATIANYSITDAWAHGDLRLTSTGVLMRSSNIGTSILSQRLSAQQRHDYLERFGIGQATAVNFLGESNGRLRSADSIDGHGTLTQMFGQGVTATSAQIASAYQALANGGVRMPLTLVTGCEHADGTITHVPETEGVRAVSEQAANTTIAMLESVATDSSIASLVSIPGYRVAAKTGTAEVAEGGRYTDERIISVAGVAPADDPQFVVVVTYGKPDTMKTSATAAPTFRSIMTQVLKTFRVEPSTQPAPRLPITW; encoded by the coding sequence ATGATGGCAGAGCGGCGAACTCGGCGACGTCTCGCCGCAGTCGTCATCGTGCTCGCCATGGTGCTCGGTGCCTTCGTGGTGCGCCTCGTCGACATTCAAGTGGTGCGAGCCGAAGAGCTCTCGCAAGAGGCTGAAGCCAGGCGGTCGATTCCGTCACCGCTCTTCGGCGCTCGCGGCGACATCGTCGACGCCACCGGCGCGGTGCTCGCCGACTCGGTGTACCGCTACGACATCACGGTGTCGCCCCGATTCGTCGACGACTACCGGCTCGTCGACCGCGAGACGGGCGAGATCACGCAGTACACGGTCTCTGACGCTCTGCAGTCGATCGCGCAGTTGGTCGACGGAGACGCTGCTCAGATGCAGGCCCACATCGACGCGCAGCTCGCGGCGAACCCTCAGGCCGATCACGCCTATCTTGCGCGGCGCGTCACGACCGAGGTCTTTCAAGAGATCCGAGCGCTGAGAGTGCCGTGGGTCTACTTCGAGCGGCAGCCGAGCCGCACCTACCCGAACGGTCAGGTCGCCGGAAACCTCGTGGGCTTCGTCGGCACCGACGGGCCGCAGACCGGCCTCGAATATCGACTCAACGACTGCCTCGAGGCGACGCACGGCTCGTCGACCTACGAGCGCGGCGCCGATGGCGTGCGATTGCCGGGAACGACAGTCGTGCAGCAGGAGGCCGTCGACGGCGGAACCCTGCACCTGACGATCGATGCCGATGTGCAGTGGTTCGCCCAGCAGACGATCGCCGAGCAGGCCGTGGCCATCGGCGCAGACTGGGCAACGGCCTGGGTCGTGCGCGTGAGCGACGGTCACATCATCGCCGCGGCAGACTGGCCGTCGGTCGACCCGAACAACGTCGACGGCACTGCGCGTGAAGACCGCGGTGCCCGCAGCTTCAGCGAACCGTTCGAGCCCGGGTCGATCTTCAAGTCGATGACCTTCGCGGCACTGCTCGACGCCGGCGTCACCACGCCGAGTGAGCAGATGGTGGTGCCCGGCCGGCTCGCGACCATCGCCAACTACTCGATCACCGACGCCTGGGCGCACGGCGACCTGAGGCTCACCTCGACCGGAGTGCTCATGCGCTCGTCGAACATCGGCACCTCGATTCTCAGCCAGCGGCTCAGCGCGCAGCAGCGCCACGACTACCTAGAGCGCTTCGGCATCGGGCAGGCGACGGCAGTGAACTTTCTGGGCGAGTCGAACGGCCGGTTGCGCTCGGCAGACAGCATCGACGGCCATGGCACGCTGACGCAGATGTTCGGGCAGGGCGTCACGGCCACGAGTGCGCAGATCGCCAGCGCTTACCAAGCCCTAGCCAACGGGGGAGTGCGCATGCCCTTGACGCTCGTGACCGGCTGCGAGCACGCCGATGGCACCATCACGCACGTGCCAGAGACCGAGGGCGTGCGAGCCGTCTCAGAGCAGGCCGCGAACACGACGATCGCCATGCTCGAGAGCGTGGCCACTGACAGTTCGATCGCCTCGCTCGTGAGCATCCCCGGCTATCGGGTCGCGGCCAAGACGGGAACAGCCGAGGTCGCCGAGGGCGGTCGCTACACCGACGAGCGCATCATTTCGGTCGCCGGTGTCGCCCCGGCCGATGACCCGCAGTTCGTCGTTGTCGTCACCTACGGCAAGCCCGATACGATGAAGACGTCGGCAACGGCGGCTCCCACCTTTCGGTCGATCATGACTCAGGTGCTCAAGACCTTCAGGGTTGAGCCTTCGACGCAGCCGGCCCCGCGCCTTCCGATCACCTGGTAG
- the rsmH gene encoding 16S rRNA (cytosine(1402)-N(4))-methyltransferase RsmH: MNTADLHVPVMLDRTLELLNPALSTPGAVLIDATLGLGGHAEAALERHPELTLVGLDRDPDALALAGRRLARFGDRVHTVHTVYSGIRAALDGLGIETATAVLFDLGVSSMQLDEPERGFAYAHDAPLDMRMDRTSGTTAATILAEYSESELRRIFYEYGEEKLAPRYASRIVAARSAGALERSSQLVQLIIDATPRAVQRAGHPAKRVFQALRIEVNRELDALEQALPAALDALSVGGRIVVLAYQSLEDRIVKRELARRSTSTAPAGLPIELPEHRPEFELLVRGAELASDAERAVNSRSISVRLRAAERLRAAA, translated from the coding sequence ATGAACACCGCCGACCTGCACGTGCCCGTCATGCTCGACCGCACCCTCGAGCTGCTGAATCCCGCGCTCTCGACGCCCGGTGCGGTGCTCATCGATGCCACTCTCGGGCTCGGTGGCCACGCAGAAGCCGCCCTCGAGCGTCACCCAGAACTCACCCTCGTCGGCCTCGATCGCGACCCAGACGCGCTCGCTCTGGCGGGCCGCCGCCTCGCTCGCTTCGGCGACCGCGTGCACACGGTGCACACCGTCTACTCAGGAATCCGCGCCGCACTCGACGGTCTCGGTATCGAGACTGCGACGGCGGTGCTCTTCGACCTCGGCGTCTCGTCGATGCAGCTCGACGAACCAGAGCGGGGGTTCGCCTACGCGCACGACGCCCCGCTCGACATGCGGATGGATCGTACGAGCGGCACCACGGCTGCGACGATCCTCGCCGAGTACTCGGAGTCTGAGCTGCGTCGCATCTTCTATGAGTACGGAGAAGAGAAGCTCGCGCCCCGGTACGCGAGTCGCATCGTCGCCGCTCGGTCGGCAGGCGCGCTCGAACGCTCGTCGCAGCTCGTGCAGCTCATCATCGATGCCACGCCGCGAGCAGTGCAGCGTGCCGGCCATCCGGCGAAGCGCGTCTTCCAGGCGCTGCGCATCGAGGTCAATCGAGAGCTCGACGCACTCGAGCAAGCGCTGCCAGCCGCCCTCGACGCGCTGTCGGTCGGCGGTCGCATCGTCGTGCTCGCCTACCAGTCGCTCGAAGACCGCATCGTCAAGCGCGAGCTGGCTCGGCGCAGCACGTCGACGGCTCCGGCCGGTCTGCCGATCGAACTGCCCGAGCACCGGCCAGAGTTCGAGCTGCTGGTGCGCGGGGCCGAACTCGCGAGCGATGCAGAGCGAGCGGTCAATTCGCGCTCAATCTCGGTGAGGCTTCGTGCTGCCGAGAGACTGCGGGCCGCCGCATGA
- the mraZ gene encoding division/cell wall cluster transcriptional repressor MraZ — protein MLLGTHTPKLDDKGRIILPAKFRHELADGVILTRGQEHCIYVFSQTTFREQLDKLRTAPLTSRQGREFQRMFLSGASEETLDSQHRITIPAVLREYAGLDRELTVIGAGDRAEIWSTEAWNAYYAEKEEAFASTEEEVIPGLF, from the coding sequence ATGCTTCTCGGCACGCACACCCCCAAACTCGACGACAAAGGCCGCATCATCCTTCCGGCGAAGTTTCGTCACGAGCTCGCCGACGGCGTGATCCTCACGCGCGGCCAAGAGCACTGCATCTACGTCTTCAGCCAGACGACTTTTCGCGAGCAGCTCGACAAGCTGCGCACCGCCCCGCTCACCAGTCGGCAGGGTCGGGAGTTTCAGCGCATGTTCCTCTCGGGCGCGAGCGAAGAGACCCTCGATTCGCAGCACCGCATCACGATTCCGGCCGTGCTTCGCGAGTATGCGGGGCTCGACCGCGAGCTCACCGTCATCGGCGCAGGAGACCGTGCCGAGATCTGGTCGACCGAGGCCTGGAACGCCTACTACGCCGAGAAAGAAGAAGCATTCGCCAGCACAGAGGAGGAGGTGATTCCCGGGCTCTTCTGA
- a CDS encoding DUF3040 domain-containing protein — MPLSEHEQRLLEEMERNLYQNDADFVATVSGRRGKPNYRLIVIGALLAVAGVAALVAGVIVRQPIIGVVGFGLMLGGVLLVLSPGRAGGSASSPAAGSTSSSKPVRSSWMDTMTERWDRRQDERGQ; from the coding sequence ATGCCGCTCTCGGAGCACGAGCAGCGTCTCCTGGAAGAGATGGAGCGCAATCTCTACCAGAACGACGCGGATTTCGTCGCGACCGTGTCTGGTCGTCGCGGCAAGCCCAACTACCGACTCATCGTCATCGGAGCACTGCTCGCAGTCGCCGGTGTCGCTGCGCTTGTCGCCGGTGTCATCGTGCGGCAGCCCATCATCGGCGTCGTCGGTTTCGGCCTGATGCTGGGCGGCGTGCTGCTGGTGCTGTCTCCGGGGCGAGCGGGCGGTTCTGCGTCATCGCCGGCCGCGGGGTCGACGTCATCGTCGAAGCCGGTTCGCAGTTCATGGATGGACACCATGACCGAGCGGTGGGATCGCCGCCAAGACGAGCGCGGGCAGTAG
- a CDS encoding polyprenyl synthetase family protein, whose amino-acid sequence MPERLRLVDLVNTRLELFLDQRASHLSTIGDELAVFTDASRDLLGGGKRFRALFCYWGWHAVAGTVNPDDLLADLDEHPDLSSIIDAAAALELFHAAALVHDDIMDNSDTRRGMPSAHRRFENAHRSREWRGDAERYGASAALLLGDLLLGWSDELLDAGLSALPDAAAARSARAEFHTMRAEVTVGQYLDILEEVAWSDADERELLPRAHRVVVYKSAKYSIEAPLALGALMAGGSLEQVAAVRAFGLPLGIAFQLRDDLLGVFGDPQVTGKPAGDDLREGKRTVIIALARANLPPGAVTLIDELLGDSTLDDHQIATLQATIRDSGAVDTVEQIIARSVADAVAALENAPLSRAARAELIGLSDLVTRRAH is encoded by the coding sequence GTGCCTGAGAGATTGCGGTTAGTCGACCTCGTGAACACCCGGCTCGAGCTCTTTCTCGACCAACGGGCGTCGCACTTGTCGACCATCGGCGACGAGCTCGCGGTGTTCACCGATGCCAGTCGCGACCTGCTCGGCGGGGGCAAGCGGTTTCGGGCGCTGTTCTGCTACTGGGGCTGGCACGCCGTGGCAGGCACCGTGAACCCTGATGATCTGCTCGCCGATCTCGACGAGCACCCAGACCTGTCGAGCATCATCGATGCCGCAGCCGCGCTCGAGCTTTTTCACGCGGCCGCGCTCGTGCACGACGACATCATGGACAACTCTGACACCCGGCGCGGAATGCCTTCTGCGCATCGGCGTTTCGAGAATGCGCACCGCTCGCGCGAATGGCGCGGCGACGCCGAGCGGTACGGAGCGTCAGCAGCTCTGCTGCTCGGCGACCTGCTGCTGGGCTGGAGCGATGAGCTGCTCGACGCCGGGCTGTCTGCGCTTCCCGACGCGGCCGCTGCACGATCGGCGAGGGCCGAGTTCCACACCATGCGCGCAGAAGTCACCGTGGGCCAGTACCTCGACATTCTCGAAGAGGTCGCCTGGAGCGATGCCGACGAACGCGAGCTGCTGCCCAGGGCGCATCGGGTGGTGGTCTACAAGTCGGCGAAGTACTCGATCGAGGCCCCCCTCGCGCTGGGCGCCCTCATGGCTGGCGGAAGCCTCGAGCAAGTTGCGGCCGTGCGCGCGTTCGGCCTGCCGCTCGGCATTGCATTTCAACTGCGGGATGATCTGCTCGGTGTCTTCGGCGACCCCCAGGTCACCGGCAAGCCGGCCGGCGACGATCTCAGAGAAGGCAAGCGCACCGTCATCATCGCCCTGGCGCGGGCCAACTTGCCCCCCGGAGCCGTCACCCTCATCGATGAGCTGCTCGGCGACTCGACTCTCGACGACCACCAGATCGCGACGCTGCAGGCGACCATCCGTGACAGCGGCGCCGTCGACACGGTCGAGCAGATCATCGCGAGGTCGGTCGCCGATGCCGTCGCAGCGCTCGAGAATGCTCCGCTCAGCCGCGCGGCTCGCGCAGAGCTCATCGGGCTGAGCGACCTCGTCACACGACGCGCGCACTGA
- a CDS encoding Rv2175c family DNA-binding protein — protein MAADSARWLTVPDLVERLGLSPSKVRRLIEERQLLAVRRDGVLVVPEEFLDGAEPLKDLRGTLVLLADDGFSDDEAMQWMLERDDTLEASPIAALRAGRKAEVRRVAQALAL, from the coding sequence GTGGCTGCAGACTCCGCTCGCTGGTTGACCGTTCCCGATCTCGTCGAGCGACTCGGCCTCAGCCCGAGCAAGGTGCGCAGGCTGATCGAAGAGCGGCAGCTGCTCGCGGTGCGGCGCGACGGCGTGCTCGTGGTTCCCGAAGAGTTTCTCGACGGTGCAGAGCCGCTCAAAGACCTGCGGGGAACCCTCGTGCTGCTGGCCGATGACGGCTTCAGCGACGACGAGGCGATGCAGTGGATGCTCGAGCGCGACGACACGCTCGAGGCGAGCCCCATCGCAGCGCTGCGTGCTGGTCGCAAGGCCGAGGTGCGTCGCGTGGCGCAGGCACTCGCGCTCTAG
- a CDS encoding LysM peptidoglycan-binding domain-containing protein translates to MARQHDEPADRAREVFGGLTPRAPYTDTAAAARTAHAVGRVRSAAGHARTAAFTTVPVVLTGALALSLGLAGPVEAAQSRKPAPPKPQQSPDAHTLRAALSQLGAAIMPGALTATAVTTSAAPAVYTVQAGDTVSSVAQRFGLSTASVLALNGLSWKSVIFPGQTLRLTNAPVKTTAPPPATTTGGQYAIRKGDTVSSIAARFGITTQSILDANALTWSSIIYPGQWLTIPGHESSSTIPAPSIRESASDAEIELASLESDADALTDSETSLLTAAASMAIAERPALPVSSPARPTSNPGSGGPSGPSGPPAGGSITPLTAEMRTHAATIIRVGRELGVPQYGIVIALATAMQESSLRNLSWGDRDSVGLFQQRPSSGWGTAADLQIPSHAARLFYVGRPGYTRGLLGIPGWQNMTLTQAAQAVQISAYPHAYAKWEASAWAWYYELT, encoded by the coding sequence GTGGCACGGCAGCACGACGAACCGGCAGACAGGGCCCGCGAAGTGTTCGGAGGGCTCACGCCTCGAGCGCCGTACACCGACACCGCCGCTGCCGCGCGCACCGCCCACGCCGTCGGGCGAGTGCGCTCGGCAGCCGGGCACGCACGCACAGCGGCGTTCACCACCGTGCCGGTCGTGCTCACCGGCGCGCTCGCCCTCAGCCTCGGGCTCGCGGGGCCCGTCGAGGCCGCGCAGTCGCGCAAGCCCGCGCCTCCGAAGCCGCAGCAGTCACCCGATGCGCACACGCTGCGGGCTGCCTTGAGCCAACTCGGTGCCGCCATCATGCCGGGCGCCTTGACGGCAACTGCCGTCACGACAAGCGCAGCACCCGCGGTCTACACGGTGCAGGCTGGCGACACCGTGAGCAGCGTGGCCCAGCGCTTCGGGCTCTCGACCGCATCAGTGCTCGCCCTCAACGGCCTGTCGTGGAAGTCGGTGATCTTTCCGGGTCAGACCCTCAGGTTGACGAACGCTCCGGTGAAGACGACGGCTCCCCCGCCTGCGACGACCACGGGCGGTCAGTACGCGATTCGCAAGGGCGACACGGTGTCGTCGATCGCCGCCCGGTTCGGCATCACCACCCAGTCGATCCTCGACGCCAACGCGCTCACCTGGTCGAGCATCATCTACCCGGGCCAGTGGCTCACCATTCCCGGCCACGAGAGCTCGAGCACCATTCCGGCACCCAGCATCAGAGAGTCGGCGAGCGACGCCGAGATCGAACTCGCGTCGCTCGAGTCAGACGCCGACGCCCTCACCGACAGCGAGACCTCGCTCTTGACGGCGGCCGCATCGATGGCGATCGCCGAGCGCCCCGCGCTGCCGGTGTCGTCACCTGCCCGCCCGACCTCGAACCCCGGCTCCGGTGGGCCGAGCGGGCCGAGCGGCCCGCCCGCCGGAGGAAGCATCACTCCCCTGACTGCTGAGATGCGCACCCATGCGGCGACCATCATCAGAGTCGGCCGCGAGCTCGGCGTGCCGCAGTACGGCATCGTCATCGCCCTCGCGACGGCGATGCAAGAGTCATCGCTGCGCAACCTCTCGTGGGGAGACCGCGACTCGGTCGGACTCTTCCAGCAGCGCCCCAGCTCGGGGTGGGGAACAGCCGCAGATCTGCAGATTCCGAGCCACGCTGCGCGCCTGTTCTATGTGGGACGACCCGGATACACCCGAGGGCTGCTGGGCATTCCCGGGTGGCAGAACATGACGCTGACGCAGGCCGCCCAAGCGGTGCAGATCTCTGCGTACCCCCACGCCTATGCGAAGTGGGAGGCGAGCGCGTGGGCGTGGTACTACGAGCTCACGTGA